Proteins encoded together in one Mastomys coucha isolate ucsf_1 unplaced genomic scaffold, UCSF_Mcou_1 pScaffold16, whole genome shotgun sequence window:
- the Tsc22d2 gene encoding TSC22 domain family protein 2 isoform X3: MSKMPAKKKSCFQITSVTTAQVATSITEDTESLDDPDESRTEDVSSEIFDVSRATDYGPEEACERSSSEETLNNVGDAETPGTVSPNLILDGQLAAASASAPANGGGSVSARSVAGALAQTLAAAAAASATSVSTPGPSSATPSQPPATCSSRFRVIKLDHGSGEPYRRGRWTCMEYYERDSDSSVLTRSGDCIRHSNTLEQTAERDSGLGATGGSVVVVVASMQGAHGLDSGPDSSLTAVSQLPPSEKMSQPTLAQPQSFSIGQPQPPPPVGGAVAPSSASLPPFPGAATGPQPVTAAVQPTQLQGAVAGGALPGPVGQGLPPPPPSVNLAQPVALAAQPGPAVGSSLSQQFAYPQPQLPPGHLLPVQPSGQSEYLPPHVALQPPSPAQPLSTCASATSASAASFPLGSGQGVSSLGAQMMGASAQPSEAVAPGPVPVGQAAPCQPAGVAPAALGGVVQPGSGLTGVGQPQPVQPPQQMGGSGQLPAVPGGPHTVVPGVPNVPAAVPVPSVPSVPTTSVTMPNVPAPLGQSQQLSSHTPVSRSSSVIQQVGPPLAQGTHSAPTSLPQSDLSQFQTQTQPLVGQVDDTRRKSEPLPQAPLSLIAENKPVVKPPVADALANPLQLTPMNSLATSVFSIAIPVDGDEDRNPSTAFYQAFHLNTFQESKSLWDRIFFRIQHRRRNVT; this comes from the coding sequence ATGTCCAAGATGCCGGCCAAGAAGAAGAGCTGCTTCCAGATCACCAGTGTCACCACGGCCCAGGTGGCCACTAGCATCACCGAGGACACCGAGAGCCTGGACGACCCGGACGAGTCGCGCACGGAGGACGTGTCCTCGGAGATCTTCGACGTTTCTCGGGCCACGGATTACGGCCCCGAGGAGGCGTGCGAGCGCAGCTCCTCGGAAGAGACGCTCAACAATGTCGGGGATGCGGAAACTCCCGGGACCGTGTCCCCGAACCTCATCCTAGATGGGCAGCTGGCAGCCGCCTCCGCCTCAGCGCCCGCCAACGGAGGCGGCAGCGTGTCGGCCCGGAGCGTGGCGGGGGCACTCGCCCAGACcctggcggcggcggcggcggcgtcCGCCACTTCGGTGTCCACTCCCGGGCCGAGTAGCGCAACTCCATCTCAGCCCCCTGCCACTTGTAGTTCCCGTTTCCGCGTGATCAAACTAGACCACGGGAGCGGAGAGCCGTACCGGCGCGGCCGATGGACGTGTATGGAATACTACGAGCGGGATTCAGATAGTAGCGTCCTCACTAGGTCCGGGGATTGCATTAGACACAGCAATACCCTGGAGCAGACTGCGGAGCGGGACAGCGGCTTGGGCGCCACCGGAGggtcggtggtggtggtggtggcctcCATGCAGGGGGCGCACGGGCTGGACTCGGGACCTGACAGCTCCTTGACTGCTGTGTCACAGCTACCCCCGTCGGAGAAAATGAGCCAGCCCACTCTCGCCCAGCCGCAGAGTTTCAGCATTGGGCAGCCACAGCCTCCGCCGCCCGTAGGTGGGGCTGTGGCTCCAAGTTCGGCGTCGCTACCGCCGTTCCCGGGAGCGGCGACCGGGCCGCAGCCAGTGACGGCAGCCGTTCAGCCAACCCAGCTCCAGGGAGCGGTGGCCGGCGGCGCCCTGCCCGGGCCTGTGGGTCAGGggctgccgccgccaccaccgAGTGTCAACCTCGCGCAGCCCGTGGCCTTGGCAGCTCAGCCCGGCCCGGCGGTCGGCTCTTCGTTGTCGCAGCAGTTCGCCTATCCCCAGCCTCAGCTACCACCCGGGCATTTGCTGCCGGTCCAGCCATCCGGCCAGAGTGAGTACCTGCCGCCGCACGTGGCCCTGCAGCCGCCAAGTCCTGCGCAGCCCTTGTCTACCTGTGCTAGCGCGACCTCTGCTTCCGCAGCCAGCTTTCCTCTGGGGTCCGGCCAAGGCGTGTCCTCCTTGGGTGCCCAGATGATGGGCGCCTCTGCCCAGCCCAGTGAAGCTGTGGCCCCGGGTCCGGTTCCTGTAGGCCAGGCCGCTCCTTGTCAGCCGGCCGGAGTGGCCCCAGCTGCTCTAGGAGGCGTGGTGCAGCCAGGCTCCGGGCTTACTGGGGTTGGGCAGCCCCAGCCCGTGCAGCCTCCGCAGCAGATGGGTGGCAGCGGTCAGCTGCCAGCCGTGCCTGGGGGTCCTCACACCGTGGTGCCCGGAGTTCCAAACGTGCCTGCAGCGGTACCCGTTCCAAGCGTGCCTAGTGTGCCCACCACTTCTGTTACTATGCCAAATGTACCCGCGCCTCTGGGCCAGTCTCAGCAGCTGAGCAGCCATACACCAGTCAGCCGAAGCAGCAGCGTGATCCAGCAAGTTGGCCCACCCTTAGCGCAAGGCACACACAGTGCACCGACAAGTCTACCCCAGTCTGACCTAAGCCAGTTTCAGACTCAGACCCAGCCTTTAGTCGGGCAAGTTGACGATACTAGAAGAAAATCTGAACCCCTACCTCAAGCACCACTTTCTCTCATTGCTGAAAATAAGCCTGTTGTGAAACCTCCAGTTGCAGATGCCCTGGCAAACCCTCTTCAGTTAACACCTATGAACAGTCTGGCCACCTCTGTATTCAGCATAGCTATTCCTGTTGATGGTGATGAAGACAG
- the Tsc22d2 gene encoding TSC22 domain family protein 2 isoform X4 produces MSKMPAKKKSCFQITSVTTAQVATSITEDTESLDDPDESRTEDVSSEIFDVSRATDYGPEEACERSSSEETLNNVGDAETPGTVSPNLILDGQLAAASASAPANGGGSVSARSVAGALAQTLAAAAAASATSVSTPGPSSATPSQPPATCSSRFRVIKLDHGSGEPYRRGRWTCMEYYERDSDSSVLTRSGDCIRHSNTLEQTAERDSGLGATGGSVVVVVASMQGAHGLDSGPDSSLTAVSQLPPSEKMSQPTLAQPQSFSIGQPQPPPPVGGAVAPSSASLPPFPGAATGPQPVTAAVQPTQLQGAVAGGALPGPVGQGLPPPPPSVNLAQPVALAAQPGPAVGSSLSQQFAYPQPQLPPGHLLPVQPSGQSEYLPPHVALQPPSPAQPLSTCASATSASAASFPLGSGQGVSSLGAQMMGASAQPSEAVAPGPVPVGQAAPCQPAGVAPAALGGVVQPGSGLTGVGQPQPVQPPQQMGGSGQLPAVPGGPHTVVPGVPNVPAAVPVPSVPSVPTTSVTMPNVPAPLGQSQQLSSHTPVSRSSSVIQQVGPPLAQGTHSAPTSLPQSDLSQFQTQTQPLVGQVDDTRRKSEPLPQAPLSLIAENKPVVKPPVADALANPLQLTPMNSLATSVFSIAIPVDGDEDRIFFRIQHRRRNVT; encoded by the coding sequence ATGTCCAAGATGCCGGCCAAGAAGAAGAGCTGCTTCCAGATCACCAGTGTCACCACGGCCCAGGTGGCCACTAGCATCACCGAGGACACCGAGAGCCTGGACGACCCGGACGAGTCGCGCACGGAGGACGTGTCCTCGGAGATCTTCGACGTTTCTCGGGCCACGGATTACGGCCCCGAGGAGGCGTGCGAGCGCAGCTCCTCGGAAGAGACGCTCAACAATGTCGGGGATGCGGAAACTCCCGGGACCGTGTCCCCGAACCTCATCCTAGATGGGCAGCTGGCAGCCGCCTCCGCCTCAGCGCCCGCCAACGGAGGCGGCAGCGTGTCGGCCCGGAGCGTGGCGGGGGCACTCGCCCAGACcctggcggcggcggcggcggcgtcCGCCACTTCGGTGTCCACTCCCGGGCCGAGTAGCGCAACTCCATCTCAGCCCCCTGCCACTTGTAGTTCCCGTTTCCGCGTGATCAAACTAGACCACGGGAGCGGAGAGCCGTACCGGCGCGGCCGATGGACGTGTATGGAATACTACGAGCGGGATTCAGATAGTAGCGTCCTCACTAGGTCCGGGGATTGCATTAGACACAGCAATACCCTGGAGCAGACTGCGGAGCGGGACAGCGGCTTGGGCGCCACCGGAGggtcggtggtggtggtggtggcctcCATGCAGGGGGCGCACGGGCTGGACTCGGGACCTGACAGCTCCTTGACTGCTGTGTCACAGCTACCCCCGTCGGAGAAAATGAGCCAGCCCACTCTCGCCCAGCCGCAGAGTTTCAGCATTGGGCAGCCACAGCCTCCGCCGCCCGTAGGTGGGGCTGTGGCTCCAAGTTCGGCGTCGCTACCGCCGTTCCCGGGAGCGGCGACCGGGCCGCAGCCAGTGACGGCAGCCGTTCAGCCAACCCAGCTCCAGGGAGCGGTGGCCGGCGGCGCCCTGCCCGGGCCTGTGGGTCAGGggctgccgccgccaccaccgAGTGTCAACCTCGCGCAGCCCGTGGCCTTGGCAGCTCAGCCCGGCCCGGCGGTCGGCTCTTCGTTGTCGCAGCAGTTCGCCTATCCCCAGCCTCAGCTACCACCCGGGCATTTGCTGCCGGTCCAGCCATCCGGCCAGAGTGAGTACCTGCCGCCGCACGTGGCCCTGCAGCCGCCAAGTCCTGCGCAGCCCTTGTCTACCTGTGCTAGCGCGACCTCTGCTTCCGCAGCCAGCTTTCCTCTGGGGTCCGGCCAAGGCGTGTCCTCCTTGGGTGCCCAGATGATGGGCGCCTCTGCCCAGCCCAGTGAAGCTGTGGCCCCGGGTCCGGTTCCTGTAGGCCAGGCCGCTCCTTGTCAGCCGGCCGGAGTGGCCCCAGCTGCTCTAGGAGGCGTGGTGCAGCCAGGCTCCGGGCTTACTGGGGTTGGGCAGCCCCAGCCCGTGCAGCCTCCGCAGCAGATGGGTGGCAGCGGTCAGCTGCCAGCCGTGCCTGGGGGTCCTCACACCGTGGTGCCCGGAGTTCCAAACGTGCCTGCAGCGGTACCCGTTCCAAGCGTGCCTAGTGTGCCCACCACTTCTGTTACTATGCCAAATGTACCCGCGCCTCTGGGCCAGTCTCAGCAGCTGAGCAGCCATACACCAGTCAGCCGAAGCAGCAGCGTGATCCAGCAAGTTGGCCCACCCTTAGCGCAAGGCACACACAGTGCACCGACAAGTCTACCCCAGTCTGACCTAAGCCAGTTTCAGACTCAGACCCAGCCTTTAGTCGGGCAAGTTGACGATACTAGAAGAAAATCTGAACCCCTACCTCAAGCACCACTTTCTCTCATTGCTGAAAATAAGCCTGTTGTGAAACCTCCAGTTGCAGATGCCCTGGCAAACCCTCTTCAGTTAACACCTATGAACAGTCTGGCCACCTCTGTATTCAGCATAGCTATTCCTGTTGATGGTGATGAAGACAG